The segment CAGTTCAAAAACCTAATATTCAATAATAGTATGTCCTTAGgttcagatacacacacagagagctgTCTATTATAGGCACGGTACAgtggaaggaagaagacagagaaggtatCATAGAGGAAGTCACAGTTGGGCACTGAAGCTGCAAATgccaagagatggaggaaagCACTGCAGAAACACAGCTACAAGGAAGTAGGAGATGGCAGGAGGGGACTAAAGCAGTCAGATTTGGACCCAAAATGAGTTAGAATACTTGGCACCTGAGTATTTtgcagcaagtcacttaaatctctgagAATCTTGGGttttcatcaataaaatcaaaataatattagTTTCCTGTACATTCACAAGAGTTTgcagaaatgttttgtaaaccttaaattgttgcatacatataaattattgttattattgcaaTTATCACGACACGATGGGCAAAGGTGGATAAGGACCTGAACTTTGGTGGGTTCAATCGGCAGGAAAAGGACGGGCAGGTGGAAGGAGCAGTTTCATAGTTCATGCCGAGGAGATTCTGTAACTGACCACACTTTCACCAccctgtgctagatgctggggagaTACAAGATTGCCAGAATAGATCTAGTGCTGAATTTAGGggccattttacaaataaatccAATGATGATTTTTTTATGGCATCTTCTAAAACCAATGTGGAAAGTAagtaaaagaaagtagaaagtgCTGGGAAATTCCATGCTAAGAAATGACAACTGCACTTAATACTATTTAAGAGACAGTGGCTTAGAGGCCAGATAACCCAAGAAGCTGAGACAAACGCTCTCTGGTCTACCAGCCCAGCCAAACTCAAACTATCTTCAGTGTCACCATGACCTCCTGGATTTTGTTGTCAGTTTCCCTGATGCTGCTCTGCTCCAGCATCCTGGGCTCCCTGGGCTGTGACCTGACTCAGGCCCTTCTGGAAGACTTCTCCCTTCTGCACCAAATGAGCACATTTTCCTTGGGGCCATGCTGGAAGGACAGGGCCAACTTCAACTTCCCAAAGGAAGTCATGGAAGGCTGCCAACTCCAGAGGGAAAATGGCACAGTCATTGTTCATGACATGCTCCAGCAGATCTTCTCCATCTTCACCCTGAATGCCACTTCTGCTGCTTGGAATCAGACCCAGTTCATACAACTGCTCAGTGGACTGGATCAGCAGCTGGAACAGCTGGAGAGATGTGTTGGGCAGGATGTAGAGTGGAAAGAAACTTCCTTGGAAAGTGAGCATCCCAGACTGTCCCTGAAGAATTACTTCCAAGGGATAAGTAAATACCTACAAGATAAAGAGTACAGCCACTGTGCCTGGGAAATTGTGAgagtagagatgaggaagattTTTCTGTTCATGAGCAAACTCACAAGAAAACTCAGGGACTGAGGATGAAGAAATGGCCTCTCCAAACACATCAGTTCCTTGACCAATTTCCTCTTTCCAGCATTCAATAATTAAAAAGGACAGACCTTTCTGTATCATCTAAAAAACATCGGAATTCAGAGtgttgtttttatgttgtttttcttgagaggcaactggagttaagtgatcAACTTAGAGTGACACAGCCAGcaactgtcaagtgtctgaggctagatttgaactcaagtcctcttgacttccaggctatcaactgtgccacccaAGTGCCACTCACTGGattgttttcaaaataatttaagttgttatttataaaaatgtaggGTCTAACAGTACAGAATAGTGTCATCTGTACTCAGTGGTGAAATAGTTGTAATGGCATGATTGAGActgatatttattatataatattaatattttatgtttacataatatttataactgATATAATGCTGGTCATTATTATTCATTGAGATGAGTATGTATTTGTGTGGTGTTAATAATGTTCTCTTTTTAtattaaatctaatttttaaaaaggagatcaTTATTTTTACTAAAGAAACTCTCACTGAAAAGCTcactagatgttctctaagggAATGGATAACAGATTCGGTGGAAAAATTCAATtcaagcaacatttattaagcatttactatatacaAGGCAATGAAGGAGATGCTGGTAACACAGTGAGGAAGAATTGTCCAGTTACTTCCCTCAGAAAGATAATAGTTTCATGTAGGGTTTCTTCACCTAAGATCCTTAGGGTCTGTGGATAAATTTCAAGAGATTTTTGAATTTGGATAAGAAAAAGATTACACCTTTAATTTCTCTAAACTCTAATTATAATTTAATATCCTCCTCAATgccaaaaaataatttattctgatGAGTCCATAGATTTCACTGTATTTCCTAATGGACATTAagcacacaaaaataaaaaatctctcTTCTCATGGGACTATGCAACATGTACCCAAATACATGTGATCCAACAGAAGATGAAATCAAGGCACAAAGACAGAGGGCCAAAAGCAGGTGGTCCAATGTGATATTATAGGGGAGAGATCACCTTTAGATGAGAGGGTGAAAAGCAGTTTGCTGGAGGTTGAGGCATAGAAACTGGatgttaaaggaaaaataatatgccAGAACTGTTCTTTGTCAGATGTTCTAGCAGATCTTGTTAGtcaaaaacaaaccccaaagcataaaaagtgtttttagaaagaattttattaatttgGTTCAATAGAGAAGAGAGCCAGGAAAGGTGTGACTCTCTCCCTTGAATCTCTGCTAAATTTCATATTATAAAGAGTTCAGACAAGGATGCAGGATGAGTGGCCTGCACATATGTAGGTTGCCTGAGATGCATATCAGCATGTAAATACAAACATTCAAGAAAATTTGGATGAAGATAAAACTCAAGCTATTGAGGAGCCCCAAACACAAGCCTTTTGAGTAGACCCAAAGACCTAGTTGGGCAGACCCAAAAGAAGCATGCTGGCTTCTCTGGTCTCTGAGGTCAGCATGATTTATGATTTGAAGTTAGAAAATTTCTGTTCACATAAAGTTAGCTCCAAACAATATTAATAAGTAATCCAGTATTTTCCCAATAATCTTTGTGAACATCAACCAGAATGCCTCTTCTACTGCTTGGAATAACTCAGCAGATTGGAGCCACAACTAGAATAGCCACAGAGGAGTTCTGAGCAGGagatgaagtgagcagagccttCCTTGTAAAGTTAGCACCCCAGGTTGGCCCTGAAGAGCTATTTCTAAGGGTTGAGTCAGTATTTTAAGATTAAACAGTACAGGTACTTCACCTTGGAATTTATCTGAGTTAAAATCAAGGGAGGCCATGACTGTTATtatgaggaaatgaaggaagaagaaattagcTTTCTTAACATTTCAGCTCCTTAATTAAGTCAATGTTTCCTAAAAACAAGCAGCCAAGCATTGCAATAGAGTTTGGTTTCTACAACAAATGAAGTGTATATTAATTATCTGAAGTATTTAATAAGCTCTCATTTGAATACTGCAAAGGGATTAGTATGCAGAGATATCTCAGTAGCTAGACAACTTTACTTTTTTGTAATTTTCAAAATTACTgaacagccttttaaggattaCACTGCTCACCACTTGGTGTGAGAAATGGGGCTAGAAAAattgccctaaaaattgtctgcttacccaaccctggcctgatttcCACAGCTGACAGGCAATCCCACTTTGtggttgaaacaaaaaaaaatgttcaaaatgtacaataacatctgcaaagatgattccactcaccatcagccaCAGAACGTGTGCACGcttacagacaacacaaaatccagtagatctgaaagacAAGCTGCTATTGTTGCAAGAGAACTTAGCAgttatcacatccaaatagcatcCAGATCTCTAAGTATATTAAAAAATGGTAATCATTAAAataatctgatactggctaagaaatgaagTGGTAGATCATTGGAATAGAGTAGGTTCACAATACACACTAGTAAATGATCATACTCATTAGACCATATTTGAAAAAGCAAAATATCCAATTTTCTGGGAAAAGAATTCATTGTTTGACAAGATTTTaaccaaaatttctgggaaagctggaaaCCAGACTGGCCAGAACTACTTATAGAGTAGCATTTCATACTTCAT is part of the Notamacropus eugenii isolate mMacEug1 chromosome 3, mMacEug1.pri_v2, whole genome shotgun sequence genome and harbors:
- the LOC140531669 gene encoding interferon tau-2-like, encoding MTSWILLSVSLMLLCSSILGSLGCDLTQALLEDFSLLHQMSTFSLGPCWKDRANFNFPKEVMEGCQLQRENGTVIVHDMLQQIFSIFTLNATSAAWNQTQFIQLLSGLDQQLEQLERCVGQDVEWKETSLESEHPRLSLKNYFQGISKYLQDKEYSHCAWEIVRVEMRKIFLFMSKLTRKLRD